In Plectropomus leopardus isolate mb chromosome 20, YSFRI_Pleo_2.0, whole genome shotgun sequence, one DNA window encodes the following:
- the LOC121959660 gene encoding beta-1,3-galactosyl-O-glycosyl-glycoprotein beta-1,6-N-acetylglucosaminyltransferase 4-like — translation MSTRWSRLRLRRKPLISSLLSLLTLCGLLLVSMKYSYLPVSSPPPAALDDIQTFHKYNINCMAVYDMDPVEVAKSLIIRRKQVEEVKDESLANLTSNCSLFIESRGYNDVCVSEDEKAFPLAYSLVVHKSAWMVERLIRALYLPSNIYCIHYDQKSSAQFISAMEGLARCLPNVFIASKRESVFYASISRLKADLNCLSDLLASEIQWKYVINLCGQDFPLRSNIELVSKLKELNGANMLETSRPSQQKKQRFTFHHELKVASFEYQKLPMKTEKLKTPPPHGIEVFIGNAYFVLSRDFVVHMDSSAVVKDFLAWSEDTYSPDEHFWATLVRLPGVPGEVPRSKPDITDLMSKTRLVKWQYLEEKLYPPCSGQHVRSVCIYGAAEMRWLLNYGHWFANKFDPKVDPVLIQCLEEKLQERQKLFQSAATHNCHKG, via the coding sequence CACGATGGTCACGACTGAGACTGAGAAGAAAACCACTgatttcctctctgctgtcactGCTGACTCTGTGCGGCCTGCTGTTAGTCAGTATGAAGTACAGCTACCTCCCCGTTTCTTCACCTCCGCCGGCAGCTTTAGATGACATTCAGACGTTTCACAAATACAACATTAACTGTATGGCCGTATATGACATGGACCCGGTGGAGGTGGCCAAGTCGCTGATTATCAGACGGAAACAAGTCGAAGAGGTCAAGGATGAAAGTCTGGCCAACCTCACCTCAAACTGCTCCTTATTCATTGAGTCCAGAGGTTACAATGACGTGTGCGTCTCCGAGGATGAGAAAGCCTTTCCCCTGGCTTACTCACTGGTGGTGCATAAATCTGCGTGGATGGTGGAGCGGCTCATCAGAGCGCTGTACTTGCCCAGTAACATCTACTGCATCCACTACGATCAAAAGTCTTCAGCTCAGTTCATCTCAGCCATGGAGGGGTTGGCTCGCTGTTTGCCCAACGTCTTCATCGCTTCCAAGCGGGAGTCTGTCTTCTACGCGAGCATCAGTCGCCTGAAAGCGGATCTCAACTGTCTGTCCGACCTTTTGGCGTCAGAGATCCAATGGAAGTACGTCATCAACCTGTGTGGCCAAGATTTCCCCCTCAGGTCCAACATCGAGCTGGTGTCCAAGCTGAAGGAGTTAAACGGAGCCAACATGCTGGAGACGAGTCGACCCAGCCAGCAAAAAAAGCAGAGGTTTACTTTTCACCACGAGCTGAAGGTCGCCAGCTTTGAGTATCAAAAACTTCCAATGAAAACGGAGAAGTTAAAGACTCCGCCGCCACACGGCATCGAGGTGTTCATCGGTAACGCCTACTTTGTCTTGTCCCGGGACTTTGTGGTGCACATGGACTCCTCGGCTGTGGTGAAGGATTTTCTGGCGTGGTCCGAGGACACCTACTCCCCAGACGAACACTTCTGGGCCACACTTGTGCGTCTGCCGGGCGTACCCGGAGAGGTGCCGCGATCGAAGCCGGATATCACCGACCTGATGAGTAAAACCAGGCTGGTGAAGTGGCAATACCTGGAGGAAAAACTGTACCCACCCTGCTCTGGGCAACACGTCCGCAGCGTTTGTATTTACGGCGCAGCTGAAATGCGCTGGTTGCTCAACTACGGTCACTGGTTCGCCAATAAGTTTGATCCCAAAGTAGACCCCGTTCTCATTCAGTGCCTcgaggagaagctgcaggaaaGACAAAAGCTGTTTCAATCAGCGGCAACTCACAACTGTCATAAGGgttaa